A stretch of DNA from Candidatus Hinthialibacter antarcticus:
AATGTTTGGATAAAGCGCATCACAACCACGCGCCGAACCACAATAAATTTCTACATCCAACACCCAACGCCGCATCCTGTCCTCAGAGCGAAAAAAACCGTATTTACAATTCAGCGTAAAATCATTATATTCTATATAAGGCTCATCATCACGCGTGTACATCTTAGAAAGAGAGAAGCCTCATGGACCGCAGAAAAGTCTTAATTGGCGCCGCAACAGGTCTCACCGCCGCCGCTTCAGGCGTATTGATATTGACCAAAGGGTTCACTCCGCCGGATGTTCCACAAAAAGAACCATCACGGATTGCTTTAAGCGCAGACGCCCAACAACCAGGCGCTTGGTCGTATCACGCGCTTGACGCAGCCGCAACAGGCGAATTGGCTTATCAGATGTACGCAGGCGGCGGGTGCATGTACGCCTCGTTCGGCAGCATCATCACCCAATTGGCGCAGCAATACGGCCAGCCCTACGCTTCTTTTCCTTATGAAATGATGAAGTACGGCTCTTCGGGAATCGGCGAATTCGGCTCGGTGTGCGGCGCATTGAACGGCACAGCCGCCGCAGTCGGATTGTTTGTAGAGAACAAAGGCCACCGCAACGCCATCATTGAAGAATTTTTTAGCTGGTATGAAAAAACCGCTCTGCCTGTTTTTGAGCCGAAAGACGCAAAAGAAAAAACCGTCGTGACCGTTTCAAATTCCGTCCTCTGCCACGCATCAACCGCGACATGGTCTAAGGCGTCCGGCAAGCGCACCGACAGCAAAGAACGCACCGAACGCTGCAGCCGCTTAACGGCGGACGTAACCCAAAAAGCGGTCGGCCTGTTGAACCAGTATGTCGAAGGCGGTTTTGAACACTCACCGGCAATCAACATCGACGCCGCAGGCTGCATTCAGTGCCACGGCAAACCGGGCAAACTCGGCAACATCAAAGGCAAGATGAATTGCACGTCATGCCATGAGACCTCGACGGCGCACACACTCTTCGCCGACGCGCATTACAAATTCATGCCCGAAAAAAGCGAATAGCCGCGCTTATTCACCCCGGCCTTGTAGACCCAGTTCTTCGGCGTGAGGTTTGAGCGCATCAATTACAAATTGAATGTGCTCCCCCATCTCGACGCCGAGTTGCTCGGCGCCCAGGCGCACTTCGTCGCGATTGACTTTGGCGGCGAAACTCTTGTCTTTTAATTTTTTCTTGACGCTTTTCGGCGCCAGGGTGTGAATGCCGTCGGGTCGCACGAAACAGCACGCGCCGACGAAGCCAGTCAGCTCGTCGCAGGCCAGCAGGGCTTTGTCCATCGCGCTTTCGCAGGCCACGCCCCATTGGGTATAGTGGCAGGCGATGGCGTGGGCCATGTCTTCTTCGCCGCGCTCGCGCAGCCATGCCATGATGCGCTTGGGGTGGTCTTCGGGCCATTGTTCATAGTCGGCGTCATGCAGCAGCCCGGTCACACCCCACAGTTCGGCGTCGCTCTCGCCGCCGCCGTATTTCACCGCCGCCGCCCGCATCACCACTTCCACCGAACGCGCATGAATGCGCAGCGCCTCGCCCGGCGTCCATTCACATAACAAATTCCAAGCTGTCTCGCGATCAATCACCATTTGCTTCACCTTAGCGTGTTTCGAGTAGATGTTTCATTGTTGAGATAGAGATTACAAACCGGTTCTGCGTCCCTTTTAATCTCATAAAACCAAATCCTTCGTAATAGGAAACCACATTTTCATTAAGCGCATCAACAACAATACCCAGAATGCCGACTGTCTCGGCTGCATTCAGAGTTGTTTTGAACGCATGAAAGATAAGAGCGTCTCCATAGCCCTTGCCCTGAAAGTTATGATCGACCGCCAATCGTCCAAGCAAAAGAAATGGCAAGTCGTTATATGGACCAATTTTTTGGTTTTCAGGAAGGTTTTCTCTTGAGACAGAATGAGCGCATATAGAATAATAGCCAATTATGGTTGGACCATCGGATAGTACATACACTTTAGTCAGGCTTCTCACCTGGTCCTGATTGGCAAATTGTTGGATATATAAATTAAGTTCTTTAACGCCGCAATCAAATGATTTGCGGTCATGAAATTTTGGACTCAGAGGTTCAAATTTCATGTTCTGAAGTGATCTCTTGATATTTCAGGGCTGCCTTTTTAAAGCGGTCTGTCGCTTCGGGAGGATTTTCGACCAACTGGAAGAACTGTTGCCAGTCATCGGCGCTAAACCGGGTTTGTTCATGCTCGGCAATCACCGCTTCGGCCATCCGTCTAACGCTGTGGCGGATAAATTTGCTTTTATCTAAATGCAAAAATTCTCTCGCCCGTTCCATCAGATCGAGCGTTATCGAATCCATGCGAACTTTTAACGTATCATCATTTCTAATATTCATTGCCTCATTTTACCTCCTTTCAACAGACACAATTATACCCACATTTGCACCCACAAACAACTATTTATGCAGTTCGATTGTCTTGCATGAACAATCGAAGCATCAAAACCCAAACAGTTGTCTATAGTCTTCTTCAGCGTAGCGGTCGGTCATGCCAGAGATGTAATCCGACGCGCAGCGTTCAAGACCATAGTGTTCAATCCGAGCCTGATAGGCTTCCGGCATTTGTCCGGGATGCTCGGTGTAATGCTCAAACAAGCGTTGGATAATCAAACGACAGCGCGAGTTTGAGCGCAGTACCTGCGGGTGGCGGTATAAGTGATCGAACAGAAACTTGCGCGACGCCTGCACATGCTGCTGCATCCCGGCGCTGAACCCGACCAGACCGTCTTTGACTTCGCCTGTATGTTGGTTCAGCCGCCGCATGGTTTCTTCGGCGAGGTCGGTCACCTGACAATTGATGAGATGCAAAATCAGCGGATAGCGCCGCCGTTTGCCGCGCCATTCAGCCACCTGGTCGCGCACCTGCTCCGCCGCCTCGCGCCACAGCGGCACCGTCATCACGTCGTCGGGATGCAACAAGCCCGAATCAATGCCGTCGTCGAGGTCGTGGCTGCAATACGATATTTCATCCGCCGCGTCAACCACCTGCGCTTCGACGCAAGGTGCGCCTTCCAGCCCCTGCCCCATACCGCGATAGGGCGTGTGGCTCTTGAGAATGCCGCGCCGCGATTCTTTGGTCAGGTTCAGCCCGGGAAACTGCGGGTAGCGCACCTCAAGATAATCGACGATGCACAGCGCCTGGGCGTTGTGTTCAAACCCGCCGGATTCATCCGCCAAATCATTCAATATGCGCTCGCCCGCATGACCGAAGGGCGGATGGCCCAGGTCGTGCGCCAGGGCGATGGCCTCGCACAGGTCTTCATTGAGCGACAGCGCCCGCGCCAGCGTCCTCGCGATCTGCGCAACTTCGAGCGTATGGGTCAGCCGGGTGCGGTAATGGTCGCTAGCGTTGTTGATAAACACCTGGGTTTTGTATTCCAGACGGCGAAAGGCGCTGCTGTGAATGATGCGGTCGCGGTCGCGCTGGTAGCAGGTGCGGTAGGCGTGTTCTTCTTCATTATATATACGTCCACGCGAATCCGCCGCGCAGGCAGCGTAGGGCGCGAGGCGCTCGCGCTCTCCTTGTTCGAGCCGTTCCCGCGACATCAGCGAGGATGTTTCATTGGTCTTCGTCATTTTGACCTCAATATGGATTCATTTCATGGCATTTATCGCATAATCCCCCCGTCGTCTTCGACTGTACCCCCCTTATTAAGGGGGGTGCTAGGGGGCAATGTCATTGACTTAAGACTTTTAGCCCCCCTTTTTAAGGGGGGACGGCGCTGAAAGCGCCAGGGGGGATTCGGGCGCAACACGTTGCGCCCCTACAGGGCTGATATTTTTGATTTCGTTGCATCAAGGTCTGCCCTCACTTCGCAACGCCTTGGCTTGCCACCCCTTAAGTCAATGACATTGGGCTAGAGGGGATTCAAATTAAGTACAAACGTCAACGGTTCCAACTCCACACTCATCTCAAATAGGCGTCTGGCGGGACATAACCGGGTCGCACGTCGCTCATGTCGAGAATCTTGCGTCCGACCCGGTAGCGATTGCCGCCCATGTAATACAACAAGAACTCTTCCGGCTGCCATCTGATCTGATCAATTTGTTCATGTACGCCGACATAAAGCACCTCAGCCGTAATCAACGGCCGCCCCGGACCCGGAATAATGTCCCGTACGCGGCATTCAATCTGCACCAGACATTCCGTTATCATCAGCGGCGTCACCGTCTTGGCGCGAGTGGTGGTTAAATTTAACACCCGTAGTTTATCAACGTCGCGACCAGAGTGCACCCCGCAAAAATGCGTCTCTTTAACCAGCGATTCACCCACCACGCCCAAAATAAAATCACCCGACTCGCGAACAAAATGAAAACTCTGCGAACTCGGCTTCAATGAGACCGCAACCATCGGCGGGTCCATCCCAATCGGCATGTACCACAATACCGGAGATACCGTATTCGCCCGTCCCTTACGGGCCGATAGCAATAAAACCGGGTGCGTTGCGATGAAATGCGAAAATGCCTCTATCGGTTTAGATATCATCTCCCGCCCGCTTTCTATATAGTAAAGAGCCGTCACAAATCCGGCGCGTTTTTCTGGAATTGCCTAGTTGCACTTGCTACAACGCCATTGATTCATTACAATCGTTCCACTGCCGAAAAAAAATGGCATTTACACAAAAACTATAGCGGCTTTTTACATCAAAATCGTGGATACGAATACAGTTACTTTAACCCGCTCACCCTACGAAATTCTCAAGGTCAACCCTTGGGCTGACGTTGAAACTATCAAAGCGCAATATTTCCACCTGGTGAAGCAATACAACCCGGAATATTACCCGGAAGAATTTATCGAAATCCGTACGGCCTTCGATATTTTAAAAGAACCTGCGTCACGCGCGGCTTCTGATGTTGAAAATTTCTCCCCGCCGCCGTCGTTCAGTCATAGCGACTACAAAGGTATGGACTTACACTCCATTTCACTCTTTAAATTAAACCAAGAGATGAAGACGCTGTGCGGCGAGCGCCAACTCGAACAACTTGAAGGCGAAGAGAAAGCAAAAGCGCTTCACTTGCTCCACGGCGCAGCGCTTTATCATTCCGTCCATAGTCATATTAATGAAGCCAAAGAAGTCTGGAACAAAATTATTGACCTCTATCCAGACGATCAGGAAGCGAAAAGCAACCTGACCTACACCGTCTGGCAAGAAGCCTTCGACCTCGCAGCCGACGGGCAGATGGAAGAAGCAGAAAACGCCTTCAAACAACTCAACGAAAGCGGCTTCAAAAACGCCGCCATCTATAAAAACGTCGCCCTGGCGCAAGAAAAACAAGGCAAAAAAGACGAAAGCCGCGAATCATGGAAAATTGCGATTGATTCGCTTAACGCCGAATTAAAAAATGACCCCGACAACGACTATATAAAAGCTCTGGTCATCGCCGCCCACAAATACACCGGCGGCTACCACCTCGAAGGCAAAAGCGAAGTCGACGGCAGCGAAGGCAATATCACCGCCGGTTCCGCCAAAGAATTAGGCTACGCCTGCATCAAACAAGGCAACTGGCGCCAAGCGCTCGAAGCGCTCGAACGCGCCCGGCAAGACAACGAACAGGATGTCGATGTCTTATGCCAACTCGCTTGGGCCTATCTTAATACAAATCAACATAAAGTCGCGTTTCAAACCTGGAACCACGCCTTGAAGATCGCCTCCTCCAAACAAGGCGTCATCGACCACTTGGTTCGAGGCCACACCATTTTTGGCAAACGCTTGATGGAACAACGCATCTTCAACCAGGCGTTAGTCCAATTTAAAAACGCCCTCAAACACGAACCCAAAAATTTCGAATTGCGGCTTCTGTTGGGCGAAACCTATTTCCAAATGCGAAACTTTACCTCCGCGTTAGCGGAATATCAGCGGGTGATGGATGTTGACCCGCGCAATAAAGTGGCCCGGCAGGGCGTGAGAGAATGTAAACGTCTTGGAGGCCTCCGATGATTGGTTGGTTGACCCGTTCCAGTCAACCCGATCCTCGCGACGTCTTCCCAATCGACAACATGCCGATTGAAACATATGGAGGCAAAGGGACCAGCGCAGTCAGGCTGATGTACAAAAAAATGCCAGCCTTGCCTGCTCCCGGCGAAACGCGGCGTCTAGCGGTAAAAAACGGCCTAGACAAGAATAAGGAAGAATTTTTCCGCCGCATTCTCCCAATACTTGACAGTTTTGACACGATCTTTAACTATACGAAAAACAGTAGTTTAGATGATAGCGATACACTCGCGAACTGGGTCAAAACGCTCGAAGCCCTCTATAGGCGCTTGCTCTCGGCTCTAGAAAAAGAAGGCTTGGTTGGGATAGAATCGCAAGGACAACAATTAGACCTCTCTGTTCATGAGGTTGTTGAAACCCGCGGAGCCCCTGAAAAACCCAACCAATTGATATTGGAAGAAATGGTCAAGGGGTATCGGTACGGAAACCGGGTTCTACGCGACGCAAAGGTAATTATCGTGAAGAACCCGAAAATAATTGAAGAATAAGAATAATACTTTACAAATACGCGTTCATCTGGATGATGCTCTCATCGCCGGATTTAGCGTCAATCGAAAAGATTTATTGATTGATAGGCCGGATTTTCACGACAAGTTCATCGAACTTATGATATATATCTAGGCCATACACTGAACGCGCGCCGGAGGATGTAGAATAGATGGCTAGGATTTTAGGCATCGACCTTGGAACAACTAACTCCGTAGTTGCGTATATGGCAGGCGATAAGCCTGTCATTATCCCCAACGACTTAGGAGACCGGATAACACCGTCGATTGTTTTCTTTCAAGACGACAGTTCGGTTCTAGTCGGTAAAAAAGCCCGGCGGGCGGCAGGTATGAACCCTGACCGCTCCATCTTCTCGATTAAGCGTCACATGGGAACGGCCTACCGCGTCGATATCGACGGCAAAAGCCACACCCCGCAAGAGATTTCAGCCTGCGTCTTGCAGAAATTGAAATCTGACGCCGAAGAATTTCTCGGAGAAGAATGCCCGCAAGCCGTCATCACAGTTCCGGCTTATTTTACGGATGCGCAACGCCAAGCGACCCGCGACGCGGGTGAAATCGCTGGATTCACCGTTCGCCGGATCATCGACGAACCCACAGCAGCCGCGATCTCTTATGGTCTCGAAAGAGAAAGCGACCAGATTTTGATGGTCTATGATCTTGGCGGCGGTACGTTTGACGTCTCCATCATCGAAATGGTCGAAGGCGTCTTTCAAGTCTTGTCAATCAAAGGCAATAACCACTTAGGCGGCGACGACTTCGACGCCCGCATCGTTGAATATCTGCTTGAAAAGTTTAAACAAAAAGAAAACATCGACCTCACTGGCGATTCCAAAGCGATGTTCCGCCTTCGCGAAGCCGCCCAGGAAGCCAAAATCGAACTCTCCGGCGTCACCAAGACGGAAATCATCGTCGAAGCCATCGCCATGACCGATAAAGGCCCGGTGACTCTCTCCGAAGAACTCACCCGCGCCGAGTTTGAAAGCCTGGTTCACGACCTGATCGAAATGACCTCGCAACCGACCCTGGATGCGATTCAAGACGCTGGCTTGAAACCAGAAGATATTTCCAATGTCCTCTTAGTTGGTGGTAGTACACGCATTCCCTATGTACAACAAACGGTCGCCAAGATCGTCGCCAAAGAGCCGCGCAAAGACGTCAGCCCGGATGAATGCGTTGCCTTGGGCGCTGCGGTGCAGGCGTATATCCTTGCCCCGCTTGACGATGAACTACAACATTCGGCGGCGGACCAGGTGCATAAAGACGGCCCGGTTATCGTCCACTTGACGCCGTTCTCGCTTGGCGTCGGGTTAGCCGAAGACCGATACGGCGTATTGATCGAGCGCAACTCGACCTATCCGACCGAAGCCAAAGACCTATTTACCACAACCCGCGACTTCCAGGACGCGATCAGTTTCCCGATTTATGAAGGCGAAGAGAACATCGCTTCGGCGAACACCTTCCTGGATATGCTGCGCATCGACAAAATTCCGCCCGCGCCGCGCGGCGTACCGCGCATCGAAGTCACCTTCCGCCTCAATCAGGACCGTATCCTCGAAGCGACGGCGAAAGACCTGACCACCGATACCGAAGTCAGCATCACCGTTATGGCGACCGACAACCGCCTCAGCGACGAAGAGCGCGGCTCGTTGAAACAACAGGCGCAAGAGCGCGTCGTCCAACAAATGTCACATCGTCAGCAACAAGACATGGCGAATGAAGTCGATAGTTTGGTGTTCCGCGCCAAACGGGTCTTCTCTGAATCCGAAGACCCAATGGCCGAAGAAGCCATGAAGGTGATCGGCGACCTCGAAGATGCGCGTACGCAATCAGACGATACGTCGGTGCAAGAAAAAATGGGCCAGTTAAACGATATGTTGGCCCGTTATGAAACAGCCGATTATTAAACGAGAAAACAAGTTTTATTACGCTTTACTACCTTTATTCCAGACGGCCTTCGCGCCGTCTGGTTTTTTGTTTGGACTAATTTTCACGGACAACAAAGAGGCGCTGCGTATTGATTCAAGTGCTGGCATTCGGCCCTGCCCTTGTCACCCGGTCAAGTCGTTATAGACAGGTTGTTAGCCCCCTTTCCATAAGGGGGGAGGGCGTCGCAGACGCCAGGGGGGATTTGAAAAACGGGCGCAGCGCGCTGCGCCCCTACTTTATCAAAAGGGCAATAAGACGCGATGGAGACAAGCGAAACCGAACCCCGAGAAATTCATGTGATACAAGTAAAAATGGACAGAACGGCCTAACGGGCCAAGCCGATCAACCGTTATTTAGAAACGCGCCGCGCTAACCCTGCCAGATTATGGGGGTTTCGCGATACAATAGAAATGAACACGGCCATTCAATGAATGGCCCTTGTAAGGAGAAAGTGAATGGATGCCATCCTCTGCCCGGAATGCGGAGCGAGCAACCCGATTGAGGCGCATGTTTGCGAAGAGTGCAACGCTGACCTGTCTGCGGTCAAAAGCGTCATTGATACCGCCAATTCCCACTATAACGAGGCGCTGGCCTTAGCCCATAACGGGAAACTAGACGAAGCCCTGGGGCAAATCGAAGCCTCATTGGCGCTGTCTTCTGAAAATCCGCAATTCCATAACCTGATGGGCACCATCTACGCCCAAAAAGGGCTTTATACCGAAGCGATGCGCGCTTGGGAACGCTGCATGGCGCTCGACCCGGAATTTGAAAAAGCCTACAAAAATATGGAAAAAGCCCGCCGCATGGAAGAAGAAGCGGTCGAAGAAGACGAGCAGCGCCCGTACATTATGAAGATGTACATCGCCTACGCCGCCGCCGCGCTGTTTCTTGTCGTCACCCTGTATTTTGGCTTCCGTCTGAATTCAAAAAACCGCATGATCGACGACTATTCCGTCCAGTTGGCTGCCAAAGACCAAGCCATCGACGCTCAAAAAGACCGTCTCAACAAAGCCGAAGCCGAAGTCAACGCATTCAAGACGAATTTCCCCGAAGGCGGCGTTGAAGGCATGCTTCAACGATTGACCCAAGCCGATTCTCTGGCGGAAACCCGCGAACTCCAAATTCAACGAATCACTGCATTGCGCACCAAAGAACGTGACGGATTTCGCGACCAGATCGCCGCGCTGCAAAAAGAAAAAGAGGATTTGGTTCGCGAGACCCAAAAAATCAACGCGCTGCAAACCGAAATCCGCACCCGCGACGCCAAAACACAAACGCTGGAAAAACAACTGTCCGACACCCAACACGCGCTGACGCTGTCGCAAGAACAAGCGGAAGGATACCGCGCTCAACTCACCTCAGAGCAAACCAGCGCCCAAACCGCCCGCCTCAGCCATGAAGAAGAAATCAAAACCGTGCGCCGCACCTATGACCAGAATATCGAAACCCTGCGCGAAGACAATCGAAAACTGCGCGACGAAATCGCAACCCTGCAACGCAACATTGACGACTACAAATACGCCAACGAACTCGCCGTCCAAGCCCGCGACCAGTTGCAGCAAAACAACTATGAACTCGCGCTGCAAAACGTCGATGCGGGGCTGGGCCGCGCGACCGATCACGCCTTGCTGCTTTCCATGCAAGAAACCATTCAAGAGATTTTAGACGACCCGCTTGAACAAGCGCTTCGCCGCGAAGAAACTCGCAACCGCATACAGCAGTTGCAAGAAAAACGCAAAGAATTGGCCTCTCGCTTATTGAAAGACGCCAACACCAGCCTCTCCAACGGACAGTTGGATGAATCCGTCGAATTGGCCGAACAAGTCATCAAATTGCTGCCGGACGATGAACGCAGCAAAGCCGACGCGCAAAAAGTGATTGATCGGACAGAAGAACAAAAAACCAAATTGCGTCTCATTTTACTGGAAGCCAAACAATCAATCACCGATAATGATCTCAACGGCGCGAAAAAGAAACTTCAACAGGCGGTGAAAATTTCATCCTCTCATCCTGAAGTCAAAGCCTTAGAAGCGCAGCTGAGCGAAAACCAGGAATCCTAATCGCTCATTTGAATTTGGCGGTCAGACGGGTTTTGCGATACTGTAAGACGCAGTGAGACCATTTTTTTGAGGTTACGATGCATCCTGAGAGAATCCGGGAAGTGCTAGAACAAGTCAGCCAGGGTAAGGCCTCCGTCGATGAGGCCTTGCTGCATTTGCGCGACTTGCCTTATGAAGACCTGGGGTTCGCGAATATCGACCATCACCGCGCCCTGCGGCAGGGCCAGCCGGAAGTCGTCTTTGGTCAGAACAAAACCACCCAGGAAATTCTCGACATCGTCGGCGCCATTCGCGAAAAACAAATGCCGGTGCTCACCACCCGCGCCTCAGAAGACGCCCTGGCCCAATTACAACAGGCGTACCCGGATGGAACCCTCCATCAACGCGCGCGGGCGTTCACCGTCGGCGATGGTGAAATGGGCGAAACGGTCGGCAACGTGCTGGTGATCTGCGCGGGCACCTCTGACCTGCCGGTCGCCGAAGAAGCCGCGCTCACCGCCCGCTTTACCGGCTCCAACGTAAAGCGACTTTCCGACGTAGGCGTCGCGGGCATCCACCGCCTGCTGGGGCGCATTGACATATTGCGCGAAGCCGATGTGATCGTCGTCGCGGCGGGCATGGAAGGCGCTCTCGCCAGCGTGGTAGGCGGGCTGGTCGACTGTCCGGTGATCGGCGTCCCCACCAGCGTGGGTTACGGCGCTAGTTTTGGCGGCGTTTCAGCGCTGTTGACCATGCTGAATAGTTGCAGCGCGGGCGTCACCGTCGTGAACATTGATAATGGGTTCGGCGCGGGCTTCGCCGCCAGCGTCATCAACAAAAAAATTCACCACGCAGCCAAACACGCGAAGGAACCAGTCGCATGAGATATTTCATGTTACGAAACATCGCGCCATATTTTGCTTGGATCGCCTTGCCCTGCCTCTTCTGCGCCGCCGTCGTAGCGGATGTGGTATTTTTAAAAGACGGCGCCCGGCTCCGCTGCGAAATTGTTTCGCCGGACGAAGCCAAAGACACGTCCAATGAATTTATCCAAATTCGCCTGAACCAATCGCTGGTCTGGCTCAAACGCGAAGCCGTCGAGCGAATTGAAGAAACTGAAAACGAAGCCCCGTCTGAAATCGGCGACAAAGAATTAGTCCAGCGTTTAATCGACGTTGGATATATCTTGCCGGAAGGCGACGGCTCGACTCCGCCCGCAGCGAAAGAAGACGCAAACAATAGTTCAATGCGCTTGAGCGTAAAATCCATTCGCGGTTGGGCGTATGTTTCCGACAACCGGCGCGCCGATGCGCCGCGAGACCGCGAACCGCTGCAAGAAAAACAAGAAATTCCACTAGGACGCATGATTGTGGTTTCGGGCAACTCGCGCGTCACTCTTAACATTGAAGAGATGGGCGAAATTGGCCTCTTGCCTGGCGCCCGTATTCGTTTTGACCAATTAACTTGGGACCCGTCCGTACAAAATTACCGCATTCATCTCCGGCTGGAGAACGGCGGCGCGTGGTTTGACGTGGGCGAGGGCAAGTCGCAATGGCGCCGGGTCATCCTCAGCATCAACACGGTCCAAACGATTATGCAATCCGGCATCCTGCTCGTGGAAGCGACGCAAATGAACGGCGGGGCGGACCTTCATTACCTGCAAGGGACGGGAGAACTCCGCTTTTGGCGAGGCAGCGACCCTTACATGGTTGCGCCGAGACAATCGCTGCGGGTTTCGCCGGATTCCAATAAGCTGAATCTGCAAGAATTCGCCGACATCAATGAAAAACTCACGCTGATTCAAAACTGGGCGGCATGGCAACCGGAGCCGTTGGGCTTGTCGTTTGATTTTCAGCCGCCGCCCTTAAACCGCTTTCATCTTTTCGGGCCGTTGCCTGCGTTGTATCCACACAAAATCCCCATTGATCTGTCCATCGCGTTTCCACCCATCGCGCTCAGCATGGGAGAGGTGTTTACCGAATACAAAAAAGCCCTCGACCGCTACAAGTTCGACACAGGCAAGTATCCCACTCAAGAACTGGGCTTGGATGCGCTGCAAAAACCACACGACGTCCCCGGATGGAAAGGCCCGTATCTCAAGCCTGACATCCCCTTGCGCGACATGTGGGGAAAACCCTTCGTCTATGATTATTTTAAAGACGGCGATGAGATACACGTCAGCGTCCGCAGTTTCGGCCCGAACCAGCATGACGACAACGGCCTGCTCGACGACCTGCGTTAGCGGGATTCACGCTTGAATTTGCTGGATCGCCTTCAGTAGTTTTTTCAGATCCTGCGAGCCGATCAAAATGTGCTTGCCATT
This window harbors:
- a CDS encoding type II secretion system protein GspG, with protein sequence MLRNIAPYFAWIALPCLFCAAVVADVVFLKDGARLRCEIVSPDEAKDTSNEFIQIRLNQSLVWLKREAVERIEETENEAPSEIGDKELVQRLIDVGYILPEGDGSTPPAAKEDANNSSMRLSVKSIRGWAYVSDNRRADAPRDREPLQEKQEIPLGRMIVVSGNSRVTLNIEEMGEIGLLPGARIRFDQLTWDPSVQNYRIHLRLENGGAWFDVGEGKSQWRRVILSINTVQTIMQSGILLVEATQMNGGADLHYLQGTGELRFWRGSDPYMVAPRQSLRVSPDSNKLNLQEFADINEKLTLIQNWAAWQPEPLGLSFDFQPPPLNRFHLFGPLPALYPHKIPIDLSIAFPPIALSMGEVFTEYKKALDRYKFDTGKYPTQELGLDALQKPHDVPGWKGPYLKPDIPLRDMWGKPFVYDYFKDGDEIHVSVRSFGPNQHDDNGLLDDLR
- the larB gene encoding nickel pincer cofactor biosynthesis protein LarB, which gives rise to MHPERIREVLEQVSQGKASVDEALLHLRDLPYEDLGFANIDHHRALRQGQPEVVFGQNKTTQEILDIVGAIREKQMPVLTTRASEDALAQLQQAYPDGTLHQRARAFTVGDGEMGETVGNVLVICAGTSDLPVAEEAALTARFTGSNVKRLSDVGVAGIHRLLGRIDILREADVIVVAAGMEGALASVVGGLVDCPVIGVPTSVGYGASFGGVSALLTMLNSCSAGVTVVNIDNGFGAGFAASVINKKIHHAAKHAKEPVA
- a CDS encoding tetratricopeptide repeat protein; the protein is MDAILCPECGASNPIEAHVCEECNADLSAVKSVIDTANSHYNEALALAHNGKLDEALGQIEASLALSSENPQFHNLMGTIYAQKGLYTEAMRAWERCMALDPEFEKAYKNMEKARRMEEEAVEEDEQRPYIMKMYIAYAAAALFLVVTLYFGFRLNSKNRMIDDYSVQLAAKDQAIDAQKDRLNKAEAEVNAFKTNFPEGGVEGMLQRLTQADSLAETRELQIQRITALRTKERDGFRDQIAALQKEKEDLVRETQKINALQTEIRTRDAKTQTLEKQLSDTQHALTLSQEQAEGYRAQLTSEQTSAQTARLSHEEEIKTVRRTYDQNIETLREDNRKLRDEIATLQRNIDDYKYANELAVQARDQLQQNNYELALQNVDAGLGRATDHALLLSMQETIQEILDDPLEQALRREETRNRIQQLQEKRKELASRLLKDANTSLSNGQLDESVELAEQVIKLLPDDERSKADAQKVIDRTEEQKTKLRLILLEAKQSITDNDLNGAKKKLQQAVKISSSHPEVKALEAQLSENQES